The genomic window GGCAGTATAGATTTACAATGATCATTTAATTGGAGTAAATTTTGTTTTGCTCACTGCCAATGGTTTTTGGTCTAGCAATATCGTACCAGATGTTATATCATTTAACCGGTGGGAAATATTAGATGTGATGAAGACTAAGTATACAAAATGGGCTTTGGCCCATGAGGTATACGAGAAGTTCATGAACGGGTAacgaaagaacaaaaaaaatgtttCAGACTTTCTGGCTTCAGCCGTATGAGAGGAATTCCACGGCTGTGCCAATTATTGCGGGTGAAAACTACAGACACACCTATTATTAAGACTTTGATCACTGTGACGCTCAGAAAATTataggcgcgcacccattttctggaagaaaattattctcaaacccacaatTTTAAAAATTATGTTTAATAGTCGAATTACACTTCTTCTTCGGTTTCTTTTCCTCTTCCTCCACAATTTTAAAAATTATGTTTAATAGTCGAATTACACTTCTTCTTCGGTTCCTTTTCCTCTTCCTCCAAATGTGAAGTAATCGTTAAAATCTCTGGTGTAGATTCATGATTTGTCTCACAAGACCTTTATCTTCATGGGTTCATTAGTGCTTCGATCAAATTACCGGCAGATTATTCATCCGGGGTTGTCGTTTCCTTTTACGTGATTCCATGGCtcctttgattgattgattctAGGAGTAATAAATACAGGAAATCAAGTCCTCTGTTTTTCTAATTTTTGATTGGAATTTGGATTTAAAATCAAAGTACAGCAGAGACTTCCTCGCCTCGGTTAGTTGAATCTGATCTCTTTATcgcttttttttttctccttttatgattcaCTGGTTGTTATTAGGAATCATGTTTATATAGAGCAGAGAATGAAGAAATAATTTAGGCACACCACCTGTTTTTTATATGGCCTAAATCAGTTTCATAGATAATATAGGCATCTATATTCTTACATGTTTATTTACTCATGTTGATCTGTTTAGCAGAAAATTGAACTTCACTGTTGCGGTTCATCACAAAGTGAATCATGGGATTGAGAGAAACCCCGACCCTAGGATGTGCAGGCTGGGATAGTGGTGGTTAATTATTGATCTTTTGGATACTGAAAAAATTGTTGTCAGCCTGCTACTTTTAATCCTTCCTTGCTTTCGATTTATGGTTCCCCAGTTCGATCACACTTTCGACGAATGCAACACCTTAATTTTAATACTCGATTCTATCTCCTTTGTTTGTATCTTGGTATGTGATCATTAATTCTTTGTTGAATAAGATGATAGATAGCTTAACCAGGAACAAAAATGCATGACACCATACATGTGGCATCTCATTTGGTTTTGTACTCTAGTTGTCCAGGTGACACATGTTGTTGCATTCAAAGCAGTACATGGAATTATAATTAGATTTGCTTGCTCTGTCTGGTTTAATCATCTCCTGTTTCCAATGTCGTTGAGATCTAGAGGACACCGTTGCTATAGGGAACCTTGAATATTTATTGGGGCACTTGGTTTTCCTTGGAATGAGACAGCAATGAGATTGGTGATGCAACTATTATTGTAGATGGATGCCAAGCTAtgcagtattttttttttgtagcataacttgttatgcaatatAGAGAATGGTttcataacacgttatgcagctattttttgttaaaccaacaaaaaaaaaaagctgcataacacgttatgcacctATAACAtacctgcataacatgttatgtatttGAAAAAATGGATGCATATGCATCGAAAGTATGATTTCATAACgcgttatgcatcgagaaaattgttgcacaatcttttatgcatgaGAAAATAGATGcttaacctgatatgcatccgtaaatatggatgcatactgcattatgcatcaattttttttatgtacgcactaaaatcaaccaaaacaatggttgcataacttgttatagatgcataactttgttatccaaaagcATATtttttatgcagtggagaaaatggtttcataattcgttatgcatctgcataatgtgttatgcatcttttttggaggctgcataatgaatatgcagtcagttttcgaaaattttccctaaaacgatgatcacctccgattttttcgtgaaaaacaaaagtttgatattgttatttgtactcgttgcatagctctctttaaaagatttccaacgatataaaatttgtaaaattccaaggtgcggatttttagatatgttatatccaagttgcgttgcaattatacccctgaaaaattaggatgtATATCGAGTTATCCCTGAAAAAACAGTATGCATAacacgtcatgcggatgcataaaccatcatgcagacaagttttaataattttggataATTATGGGTGTGACAGAAATATTTATGGGTGTCACGTTATCCAAAATTCATTgcgggcctgacaatgagaatattttttttttggatctcccCTTAATTTCCCCGCAATAGCTGTCTGCAGCAAGGCCAGGGTAACCAATTAAGCTTTTAAGTTGCTGGGGAGACCATCACTCTCATACTACTATTttaaggaaaaacattttcaagaaGAGCAAAAAGAGCACTCTTGAATCTTTGGTTGCCTGGTTGGGACACAACTTTAAAGCCTTTAAGCAGCTTCCACTGGGATCCAATCTCAGACCTTTCCATCTTTTTTGCATAACTTTCGGAACAAGTTTTGCGAACCTCTAAATTGGGAaactcaatatatttacatgtgtAAATATTGGGAaactcaatatatttacatgtgtAAATATGAAAGTTAACGTAATTCATCTGTTTGATGCGTTTGAGCTTCTGCTGTTCTAGACCGCAGATATGATGAAAGTTAACAAACCCTCTTTCAAAACTCATGGATCGTCAAAATGAAAAAGTGTAAAAGAATTGAAGCTATCAAAAGATAGCATAGAATCTAGCAATTCATGTGTAAAGCTTGTTAGAGAAATCTGGTTGAACGAGTCGAAGAAAAAGAAATTTGTATTCTCTCCATTCTCAATAGACGCTGCTCTAGGGTTACTAGCTTCAGGAGCAACAACTGAAACTCTAAAATAAATATTAGGTTTTCTCAAATGTGAAAGCCTCGAACATCTGCATACGGTTACTTTTGAAGTTATCGACTCTTTTGGCCAGACTGAAGGACCTCAGCAGTCTTTCGTTGGCAGTGTTTGGGTCGATAAATTTATGCCTCTTAAACCTTCGTTCAAAGAAGTTGCAAACGGAATTTTTAAAACAAAAGCCAAGAGTGtagattttaaaaataatgtAAGTGCTATATACCATACAAATAATTGTCTTACCCTCTACTGTTTTCTCTTTGTATCATTGATTCATTCTATGTGTTTCGAGCTGCATATAAACCACACAAATTTTCTAGGGACGTTAATATCTGTTTAGTTTCTTTTTAGAGTATTAGATAATATGTCAATTAAAACAAttttgatttgttgttgttgtagagcGAAAAAGTGCTGAAGAGGGTGAACAGATGGGTTAAGAAAGAAACCAATGGATTAATACAAGATATCCTTCCTAATGGATCTATTGATATACATACAATGGTTATATTAGCGAATGCACCCTATTTCAAAGGATTAtggaagcaaaatcaatttgggCCATCGCTTACAAAGAAATCAAAGTTCTTTCTTCTTGATGGTAATAACTCAGTAAAAATTCCCTTCATGTCGAGTACTAAGAATCAATGTATTATTTGTTTTGATAACTTCAAAGTACTTCAACTCCCATACCAATCAAGAACGCAAGAAACTGATTTTCCGTTCAAACCGAGTAATAATCCATATTTTTATATGTGTATAATTTTACCTGACCAACTAGATGGACTAGGCGAACTTATAGAAAAGGTGAGTTCTGATTCAGCTGGTTTTCTGGATCGACATGTCTCGCTATATCATCCATATGTTCAAACGACGAAATTCAAGATTCCGAAGTTCAATATCCTTTTAGATTTCGAAGTATCACGAGTACTCAAGGAGTTGGGTATAGTTTTGCCTTTTGATGACTCTAAAGCACAGCTGACTGAGATGGTTAATATTGATAATCCTAGTAATATACACAGGCTTCATGTTTCAAAGGTTTATCACAAGTGTTTTCGTGAAGTTGATGAACAAGGAACTGAAGCTGCTGCATCTACCGTTAGTCGTAGTATGCTCCGTGGATATTGTCGCCGTAGTCccccacctcctcctcctcctgtcGATTTTGTTGTGAATCATCCTTTCATGTTTATTATCAGAGAGGAAACTAGTGGAATGGTGTTGTTCATGGGACATGTCCTTGATCCTTCGTTAAACTCGTGACTTTGGACATGTCCTTGGTATTTGGCAAGAATAAGGTGGAAAAGAACAGCAACCTAGGAAATAACACTGCTATACTTCTTCATCTTTATATCTGTTAgggaattgctcggtcgaactcgtatgcgttgctatatcaagcatgtttgtcaatgttagtgatcaaaactataagtcttgatttatagtctattatagctaagtctcggactaggatagaaagtgcagttgagctcaaagacttcatggcgattcatcatacaataagaagaattactcaaggaaccggtggaacttctcgacaaaaaggtatgtgaagacttgaacttatctatcactcaaaagtctatctaatctatctcctacttcttgagacaaaaagtcgtatgctatatagacttagattatacacatttggtatttcgagccgagtataccttgcctatctatatctcgaaatatgtgttggtaagcgtttcacttcgaccatgtttatctttacctagtgacgaaagtcatgatatgtttcaatcactttgaaaattgctttaacgagaaatggtgtaacaactatataacgtcctctaagaatgtttcaatggttcgaataagagtttagattacataaccaatgatggacataagtattgttgtggaaacacatatgtgcataagtcctatcccttaaaccaaagtttgcgaactttgttgatcaagagaaatcggaagaatggcttgttgccaagtccgcgaacttagtgcgcgaactgccgaacttctcatcgcgagaaattctgctggagttgacaaacttgttaagTGAGTCCGAGAACCGGCGAAaattctttgccgagattttctgctggagtttgtaaactctacccggttgcttaagtccgcgaacctagtgtgcgaacttaagaaggttatatatctgaagatgatttctgaacttaaacttataaagtctaaggaatacagtttgcaaaccgtggatataaaagttcatgaactgattcaagtgaatcaaatcatgtttgattcaattgtgtcttgtgtggtacataagatttccttgcaattgaacaaatctctccctagttcatttgagtcatttgaactagttatggtgaagaagaatatggttggtatgaaatgctcatatggctaaccttttggttaactattgttaaaccaataatgtacacgtttgggtacggttaacaaacctagaagcgtgcatttcatttgtgtataacaagctaagtcttcgatctaacggttgagaaatattagcttgaatctaaatcaggttttcatctaaccgtggatattgtttgctttgtgaccaaggagaaaccctgatttgaaaaactatataaaggagacatctagtattgtgcaaaactaatccccacacctcacgcgtgatactagtttgcgtgctagagtcgattctcctttaacctttggttttcttcttctaaaaccaggtgaaagacttaaagacttcattgggattgtgaagccagaccgatactacttttaccatagttgtgtgatctgatcttgcatcttctatcgtacgagtacaatcagattgattggcttgagataaatatctccgataggcaagatcttgaatcacaaacaatgagacgaagatgtttgtgactaatttttatatctttcctatcggagatattaatctcaatccaatcaatatgattatactcgtacgatagaagatgcaagttaagatcacacaactagtatcggtctggcttcacaatcccaatgaagtctttaagtcgttaacctggttttaaaagaagaaaaccaaaggttaaaggagaatcgactctagcacgcaaactagtatcacacgtgaggtgtggggattagttttgcagagttgctagatgtcctcgtatatagtctttcaaatccggGTTTCACCTTGGTCACATAGAAAacgatatccaccgttagatgaaaacccgatttagattcaatctaatatttctcaaccgttagatcgaaaacttagtttgttatacacaaatgaaatgcacgcttatacgtttgttaaccgtacccaaacatgtacattgttggttcaacaatagttaaccaaaaggttagccatatgagcatttcataccaaccatattcttcttcaccatacctagttcaaatgactcaaatgaactagttagagagttgttcaattgcaaggaaatcttatgtactacacaagacacacttGAATCAaatacgatttgattcacttgaatcagttgataaacttttatagccacggtttgcaaactgcattccttagactttataagtttaagttcagaaatcatcttcagatatataaccttcttaagttcgcacactacgttcgcggacttaagcaaccgagcagagtttacaaactccagcagaaaatctcggcaaagtcTTTCCGCCTGtttgcggactggtactcacgtaacaagtttgtcaactccagcagaatttctcgggatgagaagttcggcagttcgcggacttggaaacaatccattcttccagtttctcttgatcaacaaagttcgcaaaatttggttcaagggataggacttatgcacatatgtgtttccataacaatacttatgtccatcattgtttatgtaatctaaactctcattccaaccattgaaacattattagaggacgttatatagttgttacaccagttatcgtcaaagccattttcaaagtgattgaaacatatcatgactttcgtcactaggtaaagataaacatgttcgaagcgaaacgcttacacacacatatttcgagatatagataggcgaggtatactcggctcgaaataccaaatgtatataatctaagtctatatatagcatacgactttttgtctcatgaagtaggagatagagtagatacttttgagtgacagataagttcaagtcttcacatacctttttgtcgataagttccaccggttccttgagtagttcttattcttgtatgatgaatctccatgaagtccttgagctcaactacactttctatcctagtccgagacttagctatagtagactagaaatcaagacttatagttttgatcacaaacattgacaaacatgcttgagatagcaacgcatgcgagttcgaccgagcaatgctctaacagtgagTGGAATACTATAAGtcgtaaacttcgtaagaacgatgaatccaaccatttacatgtaagattcctttggaatattccacGAAatattaaacaaaccctattctggcatattgtatgtaaACCCTGGCTCCAAGATATaaacctggtcgtgagtggactataataagtcgtaaacttcgtaagaacgatgaatccatccatttacatgtaagattcctttggaatattccccgaaacattaaacaaaccctattctcgcatattgtatgcataccctggctccgagatcgaaacctggccgtgagtggacttctataagtcggaaacttcgtaagaacgatgaatccatgcatttacatgtaaaattctttggaatattccccgaaacattaaacaaatcctattttggcatattatatgcaaaccctggctccgatcgaaacctggccgtgattggactactataagtcggaaaattcgtaagaacaatgaatccatccatttacatgtaagattcctttggaatgtTCCCCGAatattaaacaaaccctattttggcatattgtatgcaaaccctggccctgagatcgaaacctggccgtgagtggactactataagtcggaaacttcgtaagaacgatgaatcaatcaatttacaggtaagattccttcgaaatattcctTGAAACCTTacacaaaccctattctggcatattatatgcaaaccctggatccgagatcgaaacctggccgtgagtgggatactataagtcggaaactttgtaagaacacTGAAtctatccatttacatgtaagattcctttggaatattccgcgAAACATTAAACAAgccctattttggcatattgtatgcaaaccctggatccaagatcgaaacctagTCGTGAGTAGACTAttctaagtcggaaacttcttaagaacgatgaatccatccatttacaggtaagattccttcggaatattccccgaaaccttaaacaaaccctattttggcatattgtatgcaaaccctggctccgagatcgaaacctggcgtgAGTGTACtaatataagtcgaaaacttcgtaagaacgatgaatccatccatttacatgtaagatttttttggaatattccccgaaacattaaacaaatcctattttggcatattgtatGAAAACcatggcttcgagatcgaaacctggccgtgagtggactactataagtcggaaacttcataagaacgatgaatacatccatttacatgtaagatttctTTGGAATATTCCTCGAAACATTAAACAAatcctattctggcatattgtatgcaaaccctggctccgagatcgaaacctgtccgtgagtggactactataagtcggaaacttcgtaagaacgatgaatccatccatttacaggtaagattccttcggaatattccctgaaaccttaaacaaaccctattctggcctattgtatgcaaaccctggctccgagatcaaaacctggctagGAGAGCACTAGTATAAGTCTGAgagttcgcaaaaacgatgaatacaaccacttacgggtaagattcctttggaatattccctgaaatcttaaacaaaccctaatctggcatattgtatgcataccctggctccgagatcgaaacctggccgtcagtggactactataagtcggaaatttcgtaagaacgatgaattcatccatttccaggtaagattcatttggaatattccccgaaacattaaacaaaccttattctggcatattgtatgcaaaccctggctccgagatcgaaacctggccaggagcggaatAATATAAGTCTGAGAGTTCGTAAAAACAATGAAtacaaccatttacgggtaagattccatgggaatattctcaaaaaccttaaatacacacaaattcgtcaacttcgagaaagaaactggctccgggatcaaaacctggccatgagCGGCCTACTATAAGTCTGAAAGTTTGCAaagacgatgaatccaaccatttacgggtaagattccatgggaatattctcagaaaccttaaacacaaacaAATTtgtctacttcgagaaagaaactggctccgagatcgaaacctggccaggaacgcactactataagtctgaaagTTCGCAAAAATGATGAATCTAACCATTTATGTGTAAGatatattccatgggaatattctaagaaaccttaaatacacacaaattcgtcaacttcgagaaagaaactggctccgagatcgaaacctggtcaggagcggactactataagtctgaaagtttgcagaagtgaataaaatttagcagaagtgagaaGAATTTAGCAGAAGTGTTTATCCCTATACGacaactcttataaaggttgtgaataccgatgacaatttttttttacagaAGTGAGAAATtttttagcagaagtgagaaattttttagcagaagtgaataaaatttagcagaagtgagaaaaatttagcagaagtgtTTATACCTCTATGacaactcttataaaggttgTCAATAGCGATGACAAAAGAttttagcagaagtgagaaaaatttagtaGAAGTGAGAAGTTTTTtgcagaagtgagaaaaatttagcagaagttagattttttttgcagaagtgagaaaaatttagcagaagttTTTATACCTCTACGAAGACTCTTAAGGGGGTTGTAGAAGGTCTATTTATccttttcttcttatcttttccATCTCCCATCATAACCATCCATTTACATCATAACCGtccatttatttttttccttaacATTTGTTTCCCTTATCACTTTTTTATAAAAGTAAACGTAAAATATAAGCAGACATGTAAATGTGGAAGGGTGGTTGGAATCCAAGTCTTAGACAGAGGAGGTCCAGGTTTGATTCACCTtagcctcattttttttttcaaagtcaaTTTTTCATTTTACAACCCTTGTAAAGGTTATGAATATTGATCACAAAAAAACAACACAAATCTACCAATATAGTGAAATCGGAAGGATGACTGATGACTTGTGCTAACACATAGTAGGCTTGGGTTTGAATCCCTCTAAGAACATTTTTacaaatcattttttttatgttcAACAACCCTTATGCATGTTGTAATACAGTTATTCACTACCTTTAAGATATGAGTTGTAAAGTCTAAAGGTGGTCACTTTTCTCTGTAACCCTTTTCACACAAAGCGTTGTGGTTTTTCATTCTCGTCACTACTCTTTGGACCTCTTTGGTCCTAAGAGTTGGACGATTTTTACTTTGACAACTTTTTCTTTGGAAAAAGTTGTAAAATATGCTATCTTTTACAACTTTAAAATTAC from Papaver somniferum cultivar HN1 unplaced genomic scaffold, ASM357369v1 unplaced-scaffold_19, whole genome shotgun sequence includes these protein-coding regions:
- the LOC113338555 gene encoding serpin-Z2B-like, whose amino-acid sequence is MPLKPSFKEVANGIFKTKAKSVDFKNNSEKVLKRVNRWVKKETNGLIQDILPNGSIDIHTMVILANAPYFKGLWKQNQFGPSLTKKSKFFLLDGNNSVKIPFMSSTKNQCIICFDNFKVLQLPYQSRTQETDFPFKPSNNPYFYMCIILPDQLDGLGELIEKVSSDSAGFLDRHVSLYHPYVQTTKFKIPKFNILLDFEVSRVLKELGIVLPFDDSKAQLTEMVNIDNPSNIHRLHVSKVYHKCFREVDEQGTEAAASTVSRSMLRGYCRRSPPPPPPPVDFVVNHPFMFIIREETSGMVLFMGHVLDPSLNS